One window of Oncorhynchus kisutch isolate 150728-3 unplaced genomic scaffold, Okis_V2 Okis05a-Okis16b_hom, whole genome shotgun sequence genomic DNA carries:
- the LOC116352803 gene encoding uncharacterized protein LOC116352803 isoform X3, with amino-acid sequence MDFLSAVSQLKAEARLAAKRAARAEAREIRMKELERQQKEMYQSQKKYYGLDNKWGHIEQWMEESERYSSRPSRRHTSISDDEERMSVGSRGSLRRNFSSDLYCSSNSLPSLRHQNSTQNGRPSMLFIDGPRTQSHRGSVCDEAVQSSTRRFSGSISRGPSDYSGFLGSNSRASSRASSARASPVVEERSDRDFLEKGSRTASTLSAATLASLGGPSSRRGSCDTSISVETEASIREIKDSLVESEEKYRKAMVSNAQLHNEKSNLMYQVDTLKDSLIELEEQLYESKREYNDKAKEFERERHAHSVLQRQFNEMRETLKQSEELLTEVGQLRLKRDSCVREISDLQETLGWKEKKIGALERQREFSDAGMQDERDKLRDQVVHLKDTLKKHGIVLSPEVTTNGDAGQMIDGPRSADSTSRLAQESQPSHGGESMLGEAPEMQLDHGEVRTPGGGRLLHEADNYSHDQERALLEIESSDKLNQDKLNDSLQQQTDTKAEQSKYCDQETQVDVAVPEEAILVHFGDKETRIEYEVEKPQYCDTETLVEPAELEGAILVQKEYTDGGSDNGEGLNQRGFEPESQEQAENEENSGESNKDAVPVSGGTDGQCEENTHLEKGWENTELLTAVSTHFEEQDISGPTLCDETEATLSQIQRDLQGENTQEYDPGTKGQVIPENSRITESEMIKMILRISVCLGEAKTSPNQISQGSLKKTETIGMEMKNHPGHPAEHQAETGQVTSTGTSAISSTVSIELFISECPDEVGIKTDQLIINTLSEFEKDTHNSLELQQHKNDHFSTEIVPKITDSDRQKLSERVEELESSSVESKPDQIWQESVCGMKEDEPNTKELQAKESPSTIADKTVTPIITEEGKTRLDQQVIPDLPERLETSLENTLPGVQGDQKMDVAESREKQGCTCKCTCKQSESDQVLTENSLDVALTQRISDSSGEVISDRTEAVEPSPDRIQSESPSCVEREEWCIIEENIYEENLQQEAIQEEQQTEQGEASTSSPAGGDNELNDGASAGYIDSCEEAVLLVKEEETYLPVEEEHISSSPGPSALGQEIQPLPEAVEEGRERPPVEEAQKQESGVRKGQRGNRKGRGKDPCRVN; translated from the exons ATGGATTTTCTGTCTGCAGTTTCTCAGTTGAAG GCTGAGGCGAGACTGGCAGCGAAGCGGGCGGCCAGAGCAGAGGCACGGGAGATACGCATGAAGGAACTGGAGAGACAGCAGAaagag ATGTATCAAAGCCAGAAG AAATACTATGGTCTGGACAACAAATGGGGCCACATTGAGCAGTGGATG gaggagagtgagaggtaCTCCTCCCGTCCTTCACGGAGACACACGTCG ATCTCAGACGATGAGGAACGGATGTCAGTGGGGAGCCGAGGAAGCCTTAGG AGAAACTTCTCATCTGATCTGTACTGCAGCTCCAACAGTCTCCCCTCACTCAGACATCAAAATTCCACTCAAAATGGCCGG CCCTCCATGCTCTTTATTGATGGCCCACGCACCCAGAGTCACAGG GGCTCTGTGTGTGACGAGGCTGTGCAGAGTAGCACACGGCGCTTTAGTGGCTCCATCTCTCGCGGT CCTTCAGACTACAGTGGTTTTCTGGGCTCCAACTCTCGGGCCTCGTCCAGGGCCAGCTCTGCCCGTGCCAGCCCAGTG GTGGAGGAGAGATCAGACAGGGACTTCCTGGAAAAG GGTTCCAGGACTGCCTCTACCCTCTCAGCAGCCACTCTAGCATCGCTGGGAGGGCCCTCCTCTCGCAGAGGCAGCTGTGACACCTCTAtctcagtagagacagaggcGTCCATTCGAGAGATAAAG GACTCCCTGGTGGAGTCTGAGGAGAAGTACCGTAAGGCCATGGTGTCCAACGCCCAGCTACACAACGAGAAGTCCAACCTCATGTACCAGGTGGACACGCTGAAGGACTCGCTCATTGAGCTGGAGGAGCAGCTGTACGAGTCTAAACGAGAGTACAACGACAAGGCCAAGGAGTTTGAGAGGGAGAGGCACGCCCACAGTGTTCTGCAGCGCCAGTTTAACGAGATGAGAGAGACGCTGAAACAGAGTGAAGAACTGTTAACC GAGGTGGGCCAGCTCCGTCTCAAACGGGACAGCTGTGTTAGGGAGATCTCCGACCTGCAGGAGACCCTCGGATGGAAGGAGAAAAAGATTGGG GCCTTAGAGAGGCAGAGGGAATTCTCAGACGCCGGCATGCAGGATGAGCGGGATAAGCTCAGGGATCAGGTGGTCCACCTCAAAGACACTCTGAAG AAACATGGGATAGTGCTGTCACCTGAAGTAACCACCAATGGGGATGCAGGACAGATGATTGACGGGCCTCGCAGTGCAGACTCTACCTCCCGATTGGCTCAGGAGTCCCAGCCGTCTCATGGTGGGGAGAGCATGCTTG GCGAAGCACCAGAGATGCAGTTGGACCATGGCGAGGTGAGGACACCAGGGGGAGGCAGACTTCTACATGAGGCTGACAACTACTCACATGACCAGGAGAGGGCACTACTGGAGATAGAATCTTCGGACAAGTTGAACCAAGACAAGTTGAATGACAGCCTGCAGCAACAAACAGACACTAAAGCAGAGCAGTCCAAGTACTGTGACCAAGAGACCCAGGTGGATGTTGCTGTACCTGAAGAAGCCATTTTGGTGCATTTTGGTGACAAAGAGACTCGGATTGAATATGAAGTAGAGAAACCCCAATACTGCGACACAGAAACTCTGGTGGAACCTGCTGAACTTGAGGGAGCCATTTTGGTTCAAAAGGAATATACAGATGGTGGCAGTGACAATGGAGAGGGGTTGAATCAAAGAGGATTTGAACCAGAATCCCAGGAACAGGCAGAGAATGAGGAAAACAGTGGAGAAAGTAACAAGGACGCTGTACCAGTAAGCGGTGGCACTGACGGACAATGTGAGGAAAACACACACCTTGAGAAAGGATGGGAAAACACAGAGCTTCTCACAGCTGTGTCTACTCACTTTGAAGAACAGGACATCTCTGGCCCAACTCTCTGTGATGAGACAGAGGCAACTCTTAGTCAAATCCAACGTGACCTGCAAGGAGAGAACACCCAGGAGTATGATCCTGGGACTAAAGGTCAAGTCATTCCAGAAAACTCAAGGATCACGGAATCTGAGATGATTAAGATGATTCTGAGGATTTCTGTATGTCTAGGGGAGGCAAAGACCAGCCCAAATCAGATCTCTCAAGGATCATTAAAGAAAACAGAAACAATAGGGATGGAGATGAAGAATCATCCAGGGCATCCTGCAGAGCATCAGGCAGAGACTGGCCAAGTAACATCTACTGGAACATCTGCTATCTCATCTACAGTCTCTATTGAACTGTTTATCTCTGAATGTCCTGACGAGGTTGGAATCAAGACAGATCAGCTCATAATAAACACTTTAAGTGAATTTGAGAAAGACACACATAATTCTCTAGAACTTCAGCAACATAAGAATGATCATTTCAGTACAGAAATTGTGCCAAAGATCACAGACTCTGACAGACAGAAATTATCTGAGAGGGTTGAAGAGCTGGAGTCGAGTTCAGTGGAGAGCAAGCCAGATCAGATTTGGCAGGAATCTGTATGTGGCATGAAGGAAGATGAACCAAATACTAAAGAGCTTCAAGCAAAGGAGTCCCCATCCACTATCGCTGACAAAACGGTTACACCTATCATAACAGAGGAGGGGAAGACTAGACTAGACCAACAGGTGATCCCTGATTTACCAGAGAGGCTAGAGACCAGCTTAGAAAATACCTTACCAGGTGTTCAAGGTGATCAGAAGATGGATGTAGCAGAATCAAGGGAGAAACAAGGATGTACCTGTAAATGTACATGTAAACAATCCGAGAGTGATCAAGTACTGACGGAGAACTCACTGGATGTAGCTCTAACTCAGAGGATCAGCGACTCTAGTGGAGAGGTTATCTCAGACAGGACTGAGGCGGTAGAGCCCAGCCCAGACAGGATCCAATCAGAATCACCCAGttgtgtagagagagaagaatgGTGCATCATTGAGGAGAACATCTATGAGGAGAATCTCCAGCAGGAAGCCATTCAGGAGGAGCAACAGACAGAACAGGGGGAGGCTTCAACAAGTTCACCAGCAGGGGGAGACAATGAGTTAAACGATGGGGCCTCAGCTggatatatagacagttgtgaagaagccGTTCTACTTGTGAAAGAGGAGGAAACCTATCTACCTGTAGAAGAAGAGCACATCAGCTCCTCACCCGGACCCTCGGCACTTGGCCAAGAGATACAGCCATTACCCGAGgcggtggaggaggggagagagcgcCCCCCAGTGGAAGAAGCCCAGAAACAGGAGAGCGGTGTAAGAAAGGGACAAAGGGGCAATAGGAAGGGCAGGGGCAAAGATCCTTGCAGAGTAAACTAG
- the LOC116352803 gene encoding uncharacterized protein LOC116352803 isoform X8 produces MDFLSAVSQLKAEARLAAKRAARAEAREIRMKELERQQKEISDDEERMSVGSRGSLRRNFSSDLYCSSNSLPSLRHQNSTQNGRPSMLFIDGPRTQSHRGSVCDEAVQSSTRRFSGSISRGPSDYSGFLGSNSRASSRASSARASPVVEERSDRDFLEKGSRTASTLSAATLASLGGPSSRRGSCDTSISVETEASIREIKDSLVESEEKYRKAMVSNAQLHNEKSNLMYQVDTLKDSLIELEEQLYESKREYNDKAKEFERERHAHSVLQRQFNEMRETLKQSEELLTEVGQLRLKRDSCVREISDLQETLGWKEKKIGALERQREFSDAGMQDERDKLRDQVVHLKDTLKKHGIVLSPEVTTNGDAGQMIDGPRSADSTSRLAQESQPSHGGESMLGEAPEMQLDHGEVRTPGGGRLLHEADNYSHDQERALLEIESSDKLNQDKLNDSLQQQTDTKAEQSKYCDQETQVDVAVPEEAILVHFGDKETRIEYEVEKPQYCDTETLVEPAELEGAILVQKEYTDGGSDNGEGLNQRGFEPESQEQAENEENSGESNKDAVPVSGGTDGQCEENTHLEKGWENTELLTAVSTHFEEQDISGPTLCDETEATLSQIQRDLQGENTQEYDPGTKGQVIPENSRITESEMIKMILRISVCLGEAKTSPNQISQGSLKKTETIGMEMKNHPGHPAEHQAETGQVTSTGTSAISSTVSIELFISECPDEVGIKTDQLIINTLSEFEKDTHNSLELQQHKNDHFSTEIVPKITDSDRQKLSERVEELESSSVESKPDQIWQESVCGMKEDEPNTKELQAKESPSTIADKTVTPIITEEGKTRLDQQVIPDLPERLETSLENTLPGVQGDQKMDVAESREKQGCTCKCTCKQSESDQVLTENSLDVALTQRISDSSGEVISDRTEAVEPSPDRIQSESPSCVEREEWCIIEENIYEENLQQEAIQEEQQTEQGEASTSSPAGGDNELNDGASAGYIDSCEEAVLLVKEEETYLPVEEEHISSSPGPSALGQEIQPLPEAVEEGRERPPVEEAQKQESGVRKGQRGNRKGRGKDPCRVN; encoded by the exons ATGGATTTTCTGTCTGCAGTTTCTCAGTTGAAG GCTGAGGCGAGACTGGCAGCGAAGCGGGCGGCCAGAGCAGAGGCACGGGAGATACGCATGAAGGAACTGGAGAGACAGCAGAaagag ATCTCAGACGATGAGGAACGGATGTCAGTGGGGAGCCGAGGAAGCCTTAGG AGAAACTTCTCATCTGATCTGTACTGCAGCTCCAACAGTCTCCCCTCACTCAGACATCAAAATTCCACTCAAAATGGCCGG CCCTCCATGCTCTTTATTGATGGCCCACGCACCCAGAGTCACAGG GGCTCTGTGTGTGACGAGGCTGTGCAGAGTAGCACACGGCGCTTTAGTGGCTCCATCTCTCGCGGT CCTTCAGACTACAGTGGTTTTCTGGGCTCCAACTCTCGGGCCTCGTCCAGGGCCAGCTCTGCCCGTGCCAGCCCAGTG GTGGAGGAGAGATCAGACAGGGACTTCCTGGAAAAG GGTTCCAGGACTGCCTCTACCCTCTCAGCAGCCACTCTAGCATCGCTGGGAGGGCCCTCCTCTCGCAGAGGCAGCTGTGACACCTCTAtctcagtagagacagaggcGTCCATTCGAGAGATAAAG GACTCCCTGGTGGAGTCTGAGGAGAAGTACCGTAAGGCCATGGTGTCCAACGCCCAGCTACACAACGAGAAGTCCAACCTCATGTACCAGGTGGACACGCTGAAGGACTCGCTCATTGAGCTGGAGGAGCAGCTGTACGAGTCTAAACGAGAGTACAACGACAAGGCCAAGGAGTTTGAGAGGGAGAGGCACGCCCACAGTGTTCTGCAGCGCCAGTTTAACGAGATGAGAGAGACGCTGAAACAGAGTGAAGAACTGTTAACC GAGGTGGGCCAGCTCCGTCTCAAACGGGACAGCTGTGTTAGGGAGATCTCCGACCTGCAGGAGACCCTCGGATGGAAGGAGAAAAAGATTGGG GCCTTAGAGAGGCAGAGGGAATTCTCAGACGCCGGCATGCAGGATGAGCGGGATAAGCTCAGGGATCAGGTGGTCCACCTCAAAGACACTCTGAAG AAACATGGGATAGTGCTGTCACCTGAAGTAACCACCAATGGGGATGCAGGACAGATGATTGACGGGCCTCGCAGTGCAGACTCTACCTCCCGATTGGCTCAGGAGTCCCAGCCGTCTCATGGTGGGGAGAGCATGCTTG GCGAAGCACCAGAGATGCAGTTGGACCATGGCGAGGTGAGGACACCAGGGGGAGGCAGACTTCTACATGAGGCTGACAACTACTCACATGACCAGGAGAGGGCACTACTGGAGATAGAATCTTCGGACAAGTTGAACCAAGACAAGTTGAATGACAGCCTGCAGCAACAAACAGACACTAAAGCAGAGCAGTCCAAGTACTGTGACCAAGAGACCCAGGTGGATGTTGCTGTACCTGAAGAAGCCATTTTGGTGCATTTTGGTGACAAAGAGACTCGGATTGAATATGAAGTAGAGAAACCCCAATACTGCGACACAGAAACTCTGGTGGAACCTGCTGAACTTGAGGGAGCCATTTTGGTTCAAAAGGAATATACAGATGGTGGCAGTGACAATGGAGAGGGGTTGAATCAAAGAGGATTTGAACCAGAATCCCAGGAACAGGCAGAGAATGAGGAAAACAGTGGAGAAAGTAACAAGGACGCTGTACCAGTAAGCGGTGGCACTGACGGACAATGTGAGGAAAACACACACCTTGAGAAAGGATGGGAAAACACAGAGCTTCTCACAGCTGTGTCTACTCACTTTGAAGAACAGGACATCTCTGGCCCAACTCTCTGTGATGAGACAGAGGCAACTCTTAGTCAAATCCAACGTGACCTGCAAGGAGAGAACACCCAGGAGTATGATCCTGGGACTAAAGGTCAAGTCATTCCAGAAAACTCAAGGATCACGGAATCTGAGATGATTAAGATGATTCTGAGGATTTCTGTATGTCTAGGGGAGGCAAAGACCAGCCCAAATCAGATCTCTCAAGGATCATTAAAGAAAACAGAAACAATAGGGATGGAGATGAAGAATCATCCAGGGCATCCTGCAGAGCATCAGGCAGAGACTGGCCAAGTAACATCTACTGGAACATCTGCTATCTCATCTACAGTCTCTATTGAACTGTTTATCTCTGAATGTCCTGACGAGGTTGGAATCAAGACAGATCAGCTCATAATAAACACTTTAAGTGAATTTGAGAAAGACACACATAATTCTCTAGAACTTCAGCAACATAAGAATGATCATTTCAGTACAGAAATTGTGCCAAAGATCACAGACTCTGACAGACAGAAATTATCTGAGAGGGTTGAAGAGCTGGAGTCGAGTTCAGTGGAGAGCAAGCCAGATCAGATTTGGCAGGAATCTGTATGTGGCATGAAGGAAGATGAACCAAATACTAAAGAGCTTCAAGCAAAGGAGTCCCCATCCACTATCGCTGACAAAACGGTTACACCTATCATAACAGAGGAGGGGAAGACTAGACTAGACCAACAGGTGATCCCTGATTTACCAGAGAGGCTAGAGACCAGCTTAGAAAATACCTTACCAGGTGTTCAAGGTGATCAGAAGATGGATGTAGCAGAATCAAGGGAGAAACAAGGATGTACCTGTAAATGTACATGTAAACAATCCGAGAGTGATCAAGTACTGACGGAGAACTCACTGGATGTAGCTCTAACTCAGAGGATCAGCGACTCTAGTGGAGAGGTTATCTCAGACAGGACTGAGGCGGTAGAGCCCAGCCCAGACAGGATCCAATCAGAATCACCCAGttgtgtagagagagaagaatgGTGCATCATTGAGGAGAACATCTATGAGGAGAATCTCCAGCAGGAAGCCATTCAGGAGGAGCAACAGACAGAACAGGGGGAGGCTTCAACAAGTTCACCAGCAGGGGGAGACAATGAGTTAAACGATGGGGCCTCAGCTggatatatagacagttgtgaagaagccGTTCTACTTGTGAAAGAGGAGGAAACCTATCTACCTGTAGAAGAAGAGCACATCAGCTCCTCACCCGGACCCTCGGCACTTGGCCAAGAGATACAGCCATTACCCGAGgcggtggaggaggggagagagcgcCCCCCAGTGGAAGAAGCCCAGAAACAGGAGAGCGGTGTAAGAAAGGGACAAAGGGGCAATAGGAAGGGCAGGGGCAAAGATCCTTGCAGAGTAAACTAG
- the LOC116352803 gene encoding uncharacterized protein LOC116352803 isoform X2 codes for MGTQITGTGRKRIPNRERLTAEDDALNQIAREAEARLAAKRAARAEAREIRMKELERQQKEKYYGLDNKWGHIEQWMEESERYSSRPSRRHTSISDDEERMSVGSRGSLRRNFSSDLYCSSNSLPSLRHQNSTQNGRPSMLFIDGPRTQSHRGSVCDEAVQSSTRRFSGSISRGPSDYSGFLGSNSRASSRASSARASPVVEERSDRDFLEKGSRTASTLSAATLASLGGPSSRRGSCDTSISVETEASIREIKDSLVESEEKYRKAMVSNAQLHNEKSNLMYQVDTLKDSLIELEEQLYESKREYNDKAKEFERERHAHSVLQRQFNEMRETLKQSEELLTEVGQLRLKRDSCVREISDLQETLGWKEKKIGALERQREFSDAGMQDERDKLRDQVVHLKDTLKKHGIVLSPEVTTNGDAGQMIDGPRSADSTSRLAQESQPSHGGESMLGEAPEMQLDHGEVRTPGGGRLLHEADNYSHDQERALLEIESSDKLNQDKLNDSLQQQTDTKAEQSKYCDQETQVDVAVPEEAILVHFGDKETRIEYEVEKPQYCDTETLVEPAELEGAILVQKEYTDGGSDNGEGLNQRGFEPESQEQAENEENSGESNKDAVPVSGGTDGQCEENTHLEKGWENTELLTAVSTHFEEQDISGPTLCDETEATLSQIQRDLQGENTQEYDPGTKGQVIPENSRITESEMIKMILRISVCLGEAKTSPNQISQGSLKKTETIGMEMKNHPGHPAEHQAETGQVTSTGTSAISSTVSIELFISECPDEVGIKTDQLIINTLSEFEKDTHNSLELQQHKNDHFSTEIVPKITDSDRQKLSERVEELESSSVESKPDQIWQESVCGMKEDEPNTKELQAKESPSTIADKTVTPIITEEGKTRLDQQVIPDLPERLETSLENTLPGVQGDQKMDVAESREKQGCTCKCTCKQSESDQVLTENSLDVALTQRISDSSGEVISDRTEAVEPSPDRIQSESPSCVEREEWCIIEENIYEENLQQEAIQEEQQTEQGEASTSSPAGGDNELNDGASAGYIDSCEEAVLLVKEEETYLPVEEEHISSSPGPSALGQEIQPLPEAVEEGRERPPVEEAQKQESGVRKGQRGNRKGRGKDPCRVN; via the exons GCTGAGGCGAGACTGGCAGCGAAGCGGGCGGCCAGAGCAGAGGCACGGGAGATACGCATGAAGGAACTGGAGAGACAGCAGAaagag AAATACTATGGTCTGGACAACAAATGGGGCCACATTGAGCAGTGGATG gaggagagtgagaggtaCTCCTCCCGTCCTTCACGGAGACACACGTCG ATCTCAGACGATGAGGAACGGATGTCAGTGGGGAGCCGAGGAAGCCTTAGG AGAAACTTCTCATCTGATCTGTACTGCAGCTCCAACAGTCTCCCCTCACTCAGACATCAAAATTCCACTCAAAATGGCCGG CCCTCCATGCTCTTTATTGATGGCCCACGCACCCAGAGTCACAGG GGCTCTGTGTGTGACGAGGCTGTGCAGAGTAGCACACGGCGCTTTAGTGGCTCCATCTCTCGCGGT CCTTCAGACTACAGTGGTTTTCTGGGCTCCAACTCTCGGGCCTCGTCCAGGGCCAGCTCTGCCCGTGCCAGCCCAGTG GTGGAGGAGAGATCAGACAGGGACTTCCTGGAAAAG GGTTCCAGGACTGCCTCTACCCTCTCAGCAGCCACTCTAGCATCGCTGGGAGGGCCCTCCTCTCGCAGAGGCAGCTGTGACACCTCTAtctcagtagagacagaggcGTCCATTCGAGAGATAAAG GACTCCCTGGTGGAGTCTGAGGAGAAGTACCGTAAGGCCATGGTGTCCAACGCCCAGCTACACAACGAGAAGTCCAACCTCATGTACCAGGTGGACACGCTGAAGGACTCGCTCATTGAGCTGGAGGAGCAGCTGTACGAGTCTAAACGAGAGTACAACGACAAGGCCAAGGAGTTTGAGAGGGAGAGGCACGCCCACAGTGTTCTGCAGCGCCAGTTTAACGAGATGAGAGAGACGCTGAAACAGAGTGAAGAACTGTTAACC GAGGTGGGCCAGCTCCGTCTCAAACGGGACAGCTGTGTTAGGGAGATCTCCGACCTGCAGGAGACCCTCGGATGGAAGGAGAAAAAGATTGGG GCCTTAGAGAGGCAGAGGGAATTCTCAGACGCCGGCATGCAGGATGAGCGGGATAAGCTCAGGGATCAGGTGGTCCACCTCAAAGACACTCTGAAG AAACATGGGATAGTGCTGTCACCTGAAGTAACCACCAATGGGGATGCAGGACAGATGATTGACGGGCCTCGCAGTGCAGACTCTACCTCCCGATTGGCTCAGGAGTCCCAGCCGTCTCATGGTGGGGAGAGCATGCTTG GCGAAGCACCAGAGATGCAGTTGGACCATGGCGAGGTGAGGACACCAGGGGGAGGCAGACTTCTACATGAGGCTGACAACTACTCACATGACCAGGAGAGGGCACTACTGGAGATAGAATCTTCGGACAAGTTGAACCAAGACAAGTTGAATGACAGCCTGCAGCAACAAACAGACACTAAAGCAGAGCAGTCCAAGTACTGTGACCAAGAGACCCAGGTGGATGTTGCTGTACCTGAAGAAGCCATTTTGGTGCATTTTGGTGACAAAGAGACTCGGATTGAATATGAAGTAGAGAAACCCCAATACTGCGACACAGAAACTCTGGTGGAACCTGCTGAACTTGAGGGAGCCATTTTGGTTCAAAAGGAATATACAGATGGTGGCAGTGACAATGGAGAGGGGTTGAATCAAAGAGGATTTGAACCAGAATCCCAGGAACAGGCAGAGAATGAGGAAAACAGTGGAGAAAGTAACAAGGACGCTGTACCAGTAAGCGGTGGCACTGACGGACAATGTGAGGAAAACACACACCTTGAGAAAGGATGGGAAAACACAGAGCTTCTCACAGCTGTGTCTACTCACTTTGAAGAACAGGACATCTCTGGCCCAACTCTCTGTGATGAGACAGAGGCAACTCTTAGTCAAATCCAACGTGACCTGCAAGGAGAGAACACCCAGGAGTATGATCCTGGGACTAAAGGTCAAGTCATTCCAGAAAACTCAAGGATCACGGAATCTGAGATGATTAAGATGATTCTGAGGATTTCTGTATGTCTAGGGGAGGCAAAGACCAGCCCAAATCAGATCTCTCAAGGATCATTAAAGAAAACAGAAACAATAGGGATGGAGATGAAGAATCATCCAGGGCATCCTGCAGAGCATCAGGCAGAGACTGGCCAAGTAACATCTACTGGAACATCTGCTATCTCATCTACAGTCTCTATTGAACTGTTTATCTCTGAATGTCCTGACGAGGTTGGAATCAAGACAGATCAGCTCATAATAAACACTTTAAGTGAATTTGAGAAAGACACACATAATTCTCTAGAACTTCAGCAACATAAGAATGATCATTTCAGTACAGAAATTGTGCCAAAGATCACAGACTCTGACAGACAGAAATTATCTGAGAGGGTTGAAGAGCTGGAGTCGAGTTCAGTGGAGAGCAAGCCAGATCAGATTTGGCAGGAATCTGTATGTGGCATGAAGGAAGATGAACCAAATACTAAAGAGCTTCAAGCAAAGGAGTCCCCATCCACTATCGCTGACAAAACGGTTACACCTATCATAACAGAGGAGGGGAAGACTAGACTAGACCAACAGGTGATCCCTGATTTACCAGAGAGGCTAGAGACCAGCTTAGAAAATACCTTACCAGGTGTTCAAGGTGATCAGAAGATGGATGTAGCAGAATCAAGGGAGAAACAAGGATGTACCTGTAAATGTACATGTAAACAATCCGAGAGTGATCAAGTACTGACGGAGAACTCACTGGATGTAGCTCTAACTCAGAGGATCAGCGACTCTAGTGGAGAGGTTATCTCAGACAGGACTGAGGCGGTAGAGCCCAGCCCAGACAGGATCCAATCAGAATCACCCAGttgtgtagagagagaagaatgGTGCATCATTGAGGAGAACATCTATGAGGAGAATCTCCAGCAGGAAGCCATTCAGGAGGAGCAACAGACAGAACAGGGGGAGGCTTCAACAAGTTCACCAGCAGGGGGAGACAATGAGTTAAACGATGGGGCCTCAGCTggatatatagacagttgtgaagaagccGTTCTACTTGTGAAAGAGGAGGAAACCTATCTACCTGTAGAAGAAGAGCACATCAGCTCCTCACCCGGACCCTCGGCACTTGGCCAAGAGATACAGCCATTACCCGAGgcggtggaggaggggagagagcgcCCCCCAGTGGAAGAAGCCCAGAAACAGGAGAGCGGTGTAAGAAAGGGACAAAGGGGCAATAGGAAGGGCAGGGGCAAAGATCCTTGCAGAGTAAACTAG